In Roseibium algicola, the DNA window GTGTTGGAGGACTGCTCAGGGCCGTAAGCGGCGCCAGTGAAGTCGATTGTTCCACCCCGCGGCATGGCCGGTTTGAGCCCGCTTTGACCAATGCTGCATTTTGCAGCAAAGTCAGCTTTGTAAGAGACTTTTCTTAAACGCACCCATCCAAAATTCGCGTTGGAGAACCCGTGCCCACCATCACCGCATTCAAATCATCTCCCGACAAAGGTGTCGGCCTTGCGCGTGATATGCGTGTCCGTTGGGCGCTTGAGGAAGTCGGCCAGTCCTATGATGTGCGACTGGTGACTTTCAAAGAATTGAAGCAGCCAGCGCACCTCGCCCTCCAGCCCTTCGGTCAGATACCAACCTATGAAGACGGTGACGTGGCTTTGTTCGAATCTGGGGCCATCGTGTTCCACATCGCGGAGCGTCACGCTGGCCTGCTGCCCGGCGATGGAGCAGGACGCGCACGGGCGATAAGCTGGATGTTCGCTGCCCTGAACACGGTTGAGCCTCCGATCATCGAGCGCGACTACGTCAAGTATTTCGAGGCCGACAAGAGTTGGCAAGCGGAACGGTTCGCCATGGTCGATGACCGCATCCGAACACGGCTGGATCAACTCGCCGCCGCCTTGGGAGAGCCGACCTGGTTGGCCGGACCTTTCAGCGCAGCCGATATCCTTATGGTTCACGCGATCCGCAGGTTAGAGGGATCGGGAATACTGGAAGAGTATCCAATCTTTATGGATTACATCGCGCGTGCGGCAGAGCGACCCGCCTACAAGCGAGCATTCGACGCGCAGTACGAGGTGTTCCAGCAAGCCTCGTCGAAGTGAGAAAGCGGACGTTGCCCGCGACAATGTAGATGGCAGCTAAGTCCGCTCACTCGCCATTCAAGGCCCTCGGCTTTTATTAGTCCACGGTTCCAGCATGCTGAAACCACTCCGTACGGCAATTGGAGGATCAAGATCGGCGGCGCAGTCTGCGCGGTACTGCAGACCGATACAAAGCGACCGCAGCGATGGCGGTTATGGCATTCACCGCAGTTCCCTTGACCGCAGGATGCTCTAGCTTTTCGGCTTGGGGTATCGCTTGACACCCTTCGGGAACCCGGCGTTCACGCCGGGAATTTTCAGCGTGCTGGTGTCCCACCCGTTGGCTTTCAGCGCGCCTGGCAGCCAGAACCCAACCGAGTTTGACAGCAGCTGGTCACCGTTGATCAGCGAATACTTGAGCCGCATCATGAAGGCATCGATGTCATCCGCCGAGGTCAACGGGTAATCTCCGGGGATTTGCTTCGATAACACGGTTTCAATGTCGTCGACGTTGTAGAACGCATTCCGCGCGATCTGGGTGCGATTGTAGACACCCAGCCAAGCGGTCTGGGAATAAAAACCGTAAGTCGCGGCATTGAGATCACTGGTAAACACTTCAAGCGGGCACTGTGTGATCACCGAAACCTTCGTGCAGGGGGCCACCGCATAGGGCATGATCAGGATGTTCTCTGCCCCGATCTTGCCGTCGCTCAAGACAGGCAGGGCCGCCGCAAGCTGGTTGGTCGACAAGGTCAGCCCCGCCCCATAATTGGTGCCGATGGGCATGTGCACCACAACACGGGCGTCAGCCCAGTTGATTGTGTCGGAGTTGTTGGCGATCATCATTTGCAACTCCTGGACACTGTTGAGTGCCGCCAGCATGAAGGTGCCGATCATCACGTTGTTGAACGGCACTTCATAGCGCTTGTCACCGCCATTGTAGAAATCTTCCGCGACCGACCTGGCGTCAAAATTCTTCACCTTCCCGGTACGGACTCGTTGGACATAATCCAGCGCCATCCACATCCCATAGGTCATCATGGCGTTGATCTCGTCCGGGCGTTCCTTCCAGGAGTGCGCCTCCAGCTTGCTGATCCAGTCAGGGTTAAGCTTCAGCTGCGATGCAGCATGGGCGATGCGGGTCTCGAGGTCCGACAACAGCTTGTCAAAGAGCGGGGAGTTGTCCGCCTTCAGCGCCGCAAGATAGGCAAGGGCGGGGCCAATGTGCGACAACGCCGTCGCCTGCACGAAACCTGTGGCCGGGTCGTTGCGGGTGAGCACATGGTCCAGCAGCTTGCCAGCGGAGGCCTGTTTGCCGTCATACACAAATACACCGTAGCCATTCACAATGACCAAGGGACCATCGGAGGCAATAGGGCCTGCCCCGCCGTTCTTGGCCACCACTTGCGCCAACGCCCAGCCGATGCTGGGGTTGTCTGCACTGCCTTGGCTGCGAGGGAAGATGTTGAAAAGGCAGGTGAACGTGGAATCCACGCTTGGCGGAGCGGCACAAGGATCGGTGCTTTGCGCCCTGAGCGGCAGGGCTAGGCCAAGGATCAAAACGAGAGCGAGCACGGGAACCGAATACAGACGCATATCAAAACCCCTTTGGCTGACGATGCGCGCAATCATACACACTCAAGATTGAGTTGGCATGGGAAGACCACACAAAGTTGTCTCCGGAATGTGGTAAACCCAGTCGTTCCCTTATGTTGACTTCACATCAGGCTTGCTTGCGTTCTGACCCCAGGTCCGCTTTGTCCAGCTCTGCTGCCGTTCGTGCGCGTCGCGACGAATGTCCGGTTCCCGTGCAACGAACGGCGGTTTTCAGGGCCGGGCAAGTCGCAGTTTCCTACTTGTTTCAGATTTTCAAAGCATGTCCGAACCCTGAAAGCCCTGCTGGACCAAGGGGGTCGGCTTAATCTTTTACGCTACGCCCACAATTAGGTGTGGGACTGGGGTCAATCGCCCGGGTTTTTTGATGGCCGGTGGCTTCAGCCTTCCAGCTTGCGCGCCTCATCGGGCAGCATGATCGGGATGCCGTTGCGGATCGGGTAGGCAAGCTTGGCGGTGCGCGAAATCAGCTCCTTGGCGTCCGCGTCATATTCCAGCGTGGTCTTGGTCACGGGGCAGACCAGCAGTTCCAGCAGCTTGCGGTCAACCGGGCGTTCAGTCGGTTCTGTCATCTGGGAGTGTCTTTCAGGTTGGAGCGCCATGTTCGGAGCACTCACTGCAAGGTGGTGCCGCCGTCATTCTGCGAGCGGGCAATGTCCATTTCGGTGATGGCAATCAGGGTTTCGGCACGGGTCTTCAGGTCGCGGGCTTCCAGAAGGGCCTGCTTTTCCTGCGGGCCGTAAGGGCACATCATGCACAGGGCGTTGACCAGCACCTCGGTTTCGGCTTCCGACACGCTTTGCCAGTCGGCTTCAAGGTTGTTGGCGTCCAGATAGTCGCGCAAGGTTCTCAGAAGGCTTGTCCGGTCGACTTCCTCCTCGCCCTGGCCGCACTTGAGGTCATGTGCAAAGGCGGAGAAATCGCACTCGATCTGGCGGAACCTGCTGTAGTCCTCAAGTTCGCGCCCAACGGCAAACCTGGTGATGCCCTGCAGCGTGATCAGGTATCGCCCGTCGCCGGTTTCCTGAAAGCTGGTGAGCCTTCCGACGCAGCCGACGCTGGCAAGAGCCGGATTGTCCGGATCGTCCGAATGACGGTCGGGAGAAGGCTGCACCATGCCGATCAGGCGGTTGCCGGCCAGTGCGGCATCCACCATGTCGATATAGCGCTGCTCGAAGATGTTCAGCGGCAGCTGTGTGCGGGGCAACAGCAAAGCACCGGCAAGCGGAAACACGGGCAGGACCGGCGGCAGATCCGCGATGGTCTCGTAAATGGCATTTCCCGCCTGCATTCCAATGCCTTCTTTGTTTTCGTTATCGCAGCATGACTGCCAGCTTCGTGCTGTTTCCTAAATGTGTGTCAGTTGCGGCGGTCGTCAAGAAAACAGCACGGAGGAAAGCTTGCGACGGCCGTAGGCGCTGGCCGGATCCTTGAAACCCCAGGCTTCGAAGAACTGCAGCAACTGCTTGCGCGCGCCGTCTTCGTTCCACTCGCGGTCGCGGCGAACGATCTCGATCAGTTCGTCGACTGCGCCTTCCTTGTTGCCCTTGCCATTGAGGCCAAGAGCCAGGTCGAAGCGGGCCTGCAAATCAAGCGGATCCTTGGCAATGCGATCCTGAAGCTCGGCAAGGTCGCCGAGGGATGCTGCCTGTTCGGCCAGCTCCACCGCGGCCTTGGCGGCCACATAGGCTTCGTCGGAGTGTTTTTCTTCCGGAACCAGTTCCAATGCCTGCTTGGCCCGTTCCAGATCGTCAGCACCGATATAGCACTGTGCCAGGCCGGCAATCGCGGTCACGTTGTCCGGTTCCATCTGCATCACGGCGCCGAAAAGCTGGGCCGCCTGACCATAATCCTTGGCCAGCAGAAGCTCTGCGCCCTGCTCCAGGAAGGTGTCGGTCTGGCTGACCGGGGCAGGGCCGGCAACGCGCTCGATAAATGCCTGGATCTGGCTTTCCGGCTGTGCGCCCATGAACCCGTCAACCGGCTGGCCATCCTTGAAGGCCACCACGGCCGGGATCGACTGGATACCCATCTGGCCGGCAATTTCCGGATGGTCGTCAATGTTCATCTTGGCCAGCTTTACGCGGCCGCCAGCGGCTTTCACCGCAGCTTCGATGATCGGTGTCAGCTGCTTGCACGGACCGCACCAGGGTGCCCAGAAATCAACCAGAACCGGTTGCTGGCGGGAAGCTTCCATGACATCGGCCATGAAGGTCTGCGTCGTCACGTCGAAGATGAGGTCGCCAGAAGGGGTGTCGCCACCACCGTTGCCGCCGCCCATGCTGCCACCACCCATTTGGCCGCCATAACCGCCACCCATGCTGGCGCCAAAGCCGCCGCCGACCTGGCCGCCGATGCTGTAATTGCCGTTGCTCATGTGCCGCCTCGAATTTTCCTGCCGGTGCCTGGGGCCTGCCGGCTCAAAGTGAATGCCGTTGAAGGGTTGATTTGGCCCATAACATGGAGCCACTGCGCGCGAAATACAAACGCCTTCGCCTGCCGAAAGTGGGTGACCGTTACAGGCCGGCTGCCTTGGCCTCTTCGCTGACCGCCAGAACCTGCGCCGTGTGGCCGCAAGCAGAAGCGAATTTCAGAAGGTCGGCTGCGGAGATCGCCGTCGTCGCGTTGTTCTTCAACGGGTGATAATTCAGCACTTCATGTTGCATCATGGCTGCGTCGAACACGGGCGTGACCCTTTGGGCTTCGCGGTCGTTGATCAGCGAGAAGGGGGTCACCGAACCCGGTTCCACGCCCAGCACCTCCATCAGAAGATCGGCATTGCCGAAAGATACGCGCCCTTGAGCGCCGATGATCTGGTGCACTTTCTTCAGGTCGATTTCCGCGTCGTGCAGGGCAACGATCAGAAACAGCCGTCCCTTCTTGTCCTTCACGAACAGGTTCTTGGTGTGGCCACCGGGAATGCGGTCATGCAGGTCGCCGGACTCGGCAACCGTAAAGACGGGCTCGTGATCCACCGTCGTGACAGGGATCCCGAGTTCCTCGAAATAGGCCAGTAGGTCGTCGCGTGTCGCCGGCATGGGTTTTCCTGAGAATTTTGAGAGCTTTTGCGCTGTCTAACGCGATTTGGCTGCCGGCCACAAGAGGTGAAGGGTAGAAAAAGCGGCAGAAATCTGCGATTTTCCGGCTTTGATTTCACAGGAAATCCACAAATCGACGGCTAAAAAAATTTCTTCAATTTCGGTGTTGCAATCCGTCTCAGCATAGTTCATATACTGCGCCACCGACGCCGAGGCGGTCACCGCCACGGACCAGGGACGCTATGCGGGCGTAGCTCAGGGGTAGAGCACAACCTTGCCAAGGTTGGGGTCGTGGGTTCGAATCCCATCGCCCGCTCCAATTCGACCGAAGGGTCCAGAAAACCAGCATTCGAAAGAATGCTGGTTTTTTTGTTTTTGCTCCGGGATTGGCGGCTTGCCGCGCGCTATCGGCAGTATTTCAAGGTTCGTCTAAACATTGATACAAACCCGGCTCCCAACCTGAACGAAGTTGCAGGGGCCAGGGAGTAATGTCAGCGAGCATTATGCGGAGAAGCCGGATACCGGTTGTCTCCGTCTTTTGCTTTGCCTCAAGTACCCAACTTGGCTGCAGTGGAACCATTCGGTTCCGCTGCAGTTCCAGTGCCTGCCAGCGCTTGGCATCCTGTGTCGATCCATCCAGATCCTGCCTGGCACACCCGAAGCTTTTCGGGCCCAAAGAGACACGCCCGGAACCGGCTGTCCGGCACGTCTGGTCGCGTTTCAAAAAAATGATCGCACCGCGGTCAATAGTTCCGCGCCTTCTGCCGGGCCGTGTTACCGTGCCCGCGTGCCGCTTGCAGTCGGGGGGAAGGCATTGAACGCATTGAAGGAACATCCGGTTTTCGGTTTTGTCGACTGGTGCCTGCGTGGCATCGGGCAGGTCGTGTTTCAGAACAATCCGGTCTCGGGTCTGATCATCCTGGGCGCGCTTTTCTTCAATTCGCCGATCTATGGCGCCATTGCCGTTTTCGGAGTGGTCATCTCCACCGCGACGGCGGTTCTGCTGCAGGCGGACAAGGGGCTGATCCGCGACGGGCTGTTCGGCTTCAACGGAGCGCTTGTCGCGCTGGCGCTGATTGCGTTTACAAGCGAGGATTTTCACTACGGCGCTGTTCCGTCCGTTTATCTGACGGTCTATATCGCGTTCGGTTCCGCCATGACGGCCATGGTCTTCACCAGTCTTGCAAACCTGCTTGGCCCGCATAGGGTCGCGCCGCTGACAATGCCGTTCGTGCTGGTCGGCTGGCTGTTCCTGTTTGCCGTCCTGAAGTTCCACAGCATCGATGCCGGCCCGCTCGCCAAGCCTGTCTCGCCCACCCAGTATGACGGCACGGTCCAGTACACTCTCGCGACCTGGTACAAGGGTATCGGCAACGCCATCGGCCAGATCTTCTTTCAGGACAACTGGATCAGCGGTTACCTGATCGTGCTCGGCATTGCGGTGAATTCACGGGTCAGTGCGATCATGGCTCTGCTCGGGGCCAATGTGGCAGCCTTTGTCGCCGTTGTTTACGGCGCGCCGGAAGGGGCGATCAGTGACGGCCTGTTCGGGTATAACGCGGCCCTGACGGCGATCGCGCTCGGGGGCTTCTTCCTGGTGCTGACGCCTGCGTCTGTCCTCTACACGCTGTTTGGCGTTGTTGTGTCGACCTGGCTCTGGGCGTCCGTCGCGATCTTTCTGGAGCCGATCGGCATGCCGGTGCTCACCTCGACCTTCGTGATCGTGACCTGGCTGATGCTGATCGGCGTCAACGGATTTGCAGCCCTTGTTCCGGTTGCACCGGCTGACGCCGTCACGCCAGAGGCCAACCGCAGGCGTTATCTCAAGGCGTTGCGGGAAGGTTGAGCCGGCAGACAGGTCAGGCTCCATGCAAGCCGAGAAGGTTGGGCTTGGATAGGTTGATACCTCCGACCAGCCTGTCGTCCTTCTCCAGTCTCTCCATCGTCGTCCCGGCCAAGCGTAGCGCGAGCCGGGACCGGGGAGGAAAGAGCCTCTCCTGTTTCTTGATGCTGCCTATTTGGCGCTCTCCGATCCCGGATCTTCGCTTCGCTGCGTCCGGGATGACGTTGGAGAGGGAGGTGTGTGAGCGGGTCTTTATTGAGCGGCTCCGCTCACATTTCTCATGACGTCAGCCTCAGACTTTCAGAAAACAGCCGTTCTCCGTGTGGGAGCGTTCGGCAAGGTCGAGGGCGACCTGAAGCCGGGCGCCGTGGTCGAAATCCGGGTCGGCCGGAGCCCCGGTCAGAATAGCGGCGGCAAACCGCTGGTAGACTGTCGGAACAGAGCCAACTTCGATGTCAGTCCAGGTCGCAGAAGAAAGATCTTCGCCCTGGCAGATGCGCAGGCCTTCGATGCCCTTCTCGAAACGCACTTCCAGGCCGCCCTTGTCGCCATAAAGGCGCAGGCGCAGGTCGTTCAGGTGGCCGGAGGCAAACCTGGTGGCGCTGATCGTGCCGAGCGCGCCGTTTTCAAGCTCGGCCTGCAGGGTGGCGCTGTCGTTGGCGTTGAGCGTGTATTCGCCAATCCTGCCGCCCTCTGCCTTGTCGAAGGTCTTCAGCCGGCAGGAAAGTTCGCTCACCGGGCTGCCGGCGGCGAAGATGACGAAGTCGAGGATATGGATGCCGACATCGCCGAGAACGCCCTTGGAACCGTGCGCGGTCGACAGGCGCCAGAGCCATTGGCTCTCGGTCTTCCAGTCCCCCCACGCCGGCTGCGTCAGCCAGCTCTGCAGGTAGGAAGCCTCGAAGTGACGAAGCGCACCGATGGCACCACCCGCAACCAGTTCGGCGGCCTTTTGCAGCACGGCAACATTGCGATAGCTCAGGTTGACCATGCCGATCAGCTTCTTCGCGCGGGCGAGATCCGCCATCTCCCGGGCGTCGGCAGCGTTGGTCGCCAGCGGCTTTTCACACAGGACGTGCTTGCCCGCGGTCATCAGGGCCATCGTGGTCGGATGGTGCGCCGCGTCCGGCGTCACGTTGGCCGCAGCGTCAAATTCGCCCCAGGCAATTGCCTCTTCCAGCGTTGCGAAGCGGTTCGGAATGGCGAAGATGTCGCAGAACTGGGTGAGCACGTCCGGGCGCTGGTCGACGCCGCCGACGATTTCAACGCCGTCGATCCTTGAAAAGGCATCCGCGTGGGTACGCGCCATGTTGCCGGTGCCGACTATCAGGATCCGGAGAGGGTGTGCAGCAGAGGTCACGGGGATCTTCCTCAGCGTTTGAGAGCAGGACGGACCGGCGAAAGTCTGCCGGTCCGGAAGGGAAAGTGGATCAGCGGAAACCTTCTTCGCCGTCGGCGTGCAGCTTCGGGCCGCGTTCCTCGATCTTTTCGGGAGCCGCTTCCACCGGAACATTGGGCGCAATGTTCGGATCGGCGATCCGGGCCATCGGGTTGAACGCCCATTTGACGCCGTTCTTCAGCACCGTCTGTACATGGGTGTTGTGATAGGTCGGATAGGTTTCGTGCCCCGGGCGGAAGTAGAAGACGTTGCCCGCGCCGCGCTTGTAGGTGAGGCCCGAGCGGAAAACCTCGCCGCCCTGGAACCAGCTGATGAAGACCGTCTCCAGCGGTTCCGGCACACCGAAGGGCTCACCGTACATTTCTTCCATCTCCAGCTCGAAGCTGTCGGGAAGACCGGTGGTGATCGGATGGTTGCGGCTGGTCACCCACAGGCGCTCGCGCTCCCCGGCCTCGCGCCAGGTGAGATTGCACGGGCTGCCCATCAGGCGTTTGAACGGCTTGGCGAAATGGGCCGAATGCAGAAACACCATGCCCATGCCGGACCAGACGGCGTCGCAGACGCGTTCCACCACTTCGTCGGAAACGTCGCCATGGGCAGCGTGACCCCACCACAACAGCACATCCGTTTCGGCAAGGCGTTCCTTCGTCAAGCCGTGTTCGGGTTCCTGCAAGGTGGCGGTGGTGGCGGTGATATCGGGATCGGTGTTCAGCGTATCGGCAATGCACTGGTGCATGCCGTCCGGATAGACACCCGCGACGATCTTGTTGTGCTGTTCATGGACGTTTTCGCCCCAGACCACGGCTCTGATCGGCATTTCAGCCTCTCCCGTTCTTCAGATGTTGGCAGAATTGTTGGCGAGCTAAGCATAGAAAGCGCTTTCTTTTGAAAAGTGCCTCCAAAGCGCTTTGGATAGCGCTAGCACCGAGGTTTTGTGCTGTCAATCGGAGGGGCTGTAATATTCGATCACAGTTCTCGCCGGTTGCTTCCCGGCTGATACGCTTAACGTCGTCGACAGAAGTCCGTCGTTCAGGGCGAGGCCTCAAGGGCGGACACTGCCAAGGCGAAGAAGGGGCCGATCGGAACGAGATGGCTGGGGGCTGTGACCCACCGCCGCATTTCCAGTCAGGCCAGCTCATGAAAACATACCATATGTTATGGTTTGTTTTGGAGGAGTAGTGAAATGAATGGTCTATTGCTCGCAGCCGCGGGTCTTTCGGCTGCCGTCTGCCTGCTGCATACATTCGCAGGGGGACGGGCGATTGCCGTGCCGCTGCTGAAAGCGTCGGATCTGCACCCGGTGCCGAAATATGTCGCCTATTACTGCTGGCATATCGTGACAATCGTTCTGGCAATGATTGCCGTCATGTTTGCCGTCGCGGGTGTGCGGGCTGAAAGCCTCGATCTTGGCTTGGTGGCGACCGTGTTGACAGCTTCTTTCTGTCTGCTGGGCCTTGCGGTGCCACCGCTGAAGAAGCAGAAATACAGCCAGATGCCGCAGGGCTGGCTGTTTCTGCCGATTGTCCTGCTGGGTGGTCTTGGTATTCTGGGCGGAGTGAGTTGACCTGAGGAAGCGTTTCGGAAAATCGGACTGGCTTGATCTCGGTCTGACGCAGCTTGCAAAGGATGGGCCGGCGGGACTGACCGTCGAGGCTCTCTGCACCGCAGCAGACCGCACGCGTGGCTCGTTCTATCACCATTTTCAGGATCACGGGGCATTCGTCGAAGCCCTGATGCTTGCCTGGAAACAGCGGCACACGCTCGACATTGCCGAACAGACGATGGCCGAAAAAGGCGACCTGAGGGCGCAGAAGCTCTCGGATCTTGCCAATCGCCTGGACCACCGGCTGGAGCAGGCTGTGCGCCAATTCGCGCAATCGGACCTTCGGGCGCAGGAGATCGTCCGGGACGTCGATGATTTGCGAACCGAGTTCGTTGCGCAGCTCTACGAAGCCGAAGGGATGGAGCCTGCGCTTGCAGCAGATGTTGCCAAAATCGAATACGCGGCTTTTGTCGGCAGCCAGATTGTCTGGCCGGATATGCCGGTAGATGAGCGTGTTGCCCTCGATCGGCGCTTTGCGCAGCTGGTTGCAATGGCGACAGAAACAGGGTCGAGAAAATAACTCTCGACCAGAGAGCCAAAAAAATCCGGGCGCTCGAAGCGCGCCCGGGGTAATGCGTAGGCTGTTGGTGCCTCAGTAGCCGGCGGAAAGCGCGCCGGGGCGGCGCGGGTCGGAAGCCCCCGCCAGAATACCGTCAACGAGCATGATCGACTGGGTCGACCCCATGGCGTTCTTGACTTCCACCTTGTGCCCCCGGGCTTCCAGCAAGCGGACCGTGTCCGGAGAAAGACCTTCCTCGATGCGGATTTCATCCGGCAGCCACTGATTGTGGATGCGCGGAGCAGCCGTCGCCTCGGCGATGTTCATGCCGTGATCGACGACGTTGAGAATGATCTGCAGCGTGGTGGTGATGATACGGCTGCCGCCGGGCGAACCAGTGGCGAGGAACAGCTTGCCGTCCTTGAACACCAACGTCGGGCTCATGGACGAAAGTGGCCGCTTGCCGCCCTCAACCGCGTTGGCCGTTCCGCCGATGAGGCCATAGGCGTTGGGTACGCCGGGCTTTGCGGAAAAGTCGTCCAGTTCATTGTTGAGCAAGACACCTGTGCCGTCGGCTGTCAGGCCAACGCCGTAGGAGAAGTTCAGCGTGTAGGTGTTGGAAACCGCATTGCCGTCCTTGTCGACAACGGAATAATGCGTGGTCTGGTTGCTTTCATAGGGGAAAGGATCGCCGGGCTTCACCTCTTCGGAAGGTGTTGCCACATCCATCTTGATGGATTTCACCAGTTCAGCGGCATAAGCCGGATCGGTCAAACCCTTTACCGGAACATCGACAAAATCCGGGTCGCCCAGATACTTGGAGCGGTCCGCGTAGGCGCGCCGCATGGTTTCTGCCATCACGTGGATGCTGTCGGCGGAATTCGGACCATATTCGGCAAGTGGATAGCCCTGCAGCATGTTGAGGATCTGCACGATGTGCACGCCGCCGGAAGACGGAGGGGGCATCGATGCGATTTCATAGCCGTGGTAGCTGCCCACGACGGGGTCTCGCCAGACCGGTTTGTATCCGGCCAGGTCTTCCTTGGTCATGCCGCCTCCGGAGGCAGTTACCTTCTGTGCGATCTTTTCGGCAACTTCACCGGTGTAGAACCCGGCTGGGCCCTTGTCGGCGATCAGTTTCAGTGTTGCGGCAAGATCCGTCTGCTTGAGTGTCTCGCCCGGTACGAACGGCAGGCCGCCGGTCTTGTAGAAGATCGCGGCGGTGGCCGGGTCCTGAAGAAGGCGTTTTGCGGATGCGGTCAGCGATGCCGCGAGATCCGGTGTCACTTCGATGCCGTTTTCCGCAAGGCCAATGGCAGGTGCGACCAGCTCTGCCCAGGTCAGCTTGCCGCTGCCGTGTTTTTCAAAGGCCTCGGCAAAGCCGGCGACCGTGCCTGGCACACCGACAGCAAGACCGGAAAAGCGGGATTTCTGGTTATCGGGTTCGCCGTCTTCTCCCAGGAACATGTCCTTGAAGGCTGCGGCAGGTGCCATTTCCCGATAGTCGAGCGCCTTGGTGTCGCCGCTGTCCGCCAGGTGGATCATCATGAAACCACCGCCCCCCAGATTGCCGGCGCGCGGCAGCGTGACGGCAAGCGCGAAGCCGGTGGCAATGGCGGCATCGACTGCGTTGCCTCCTTTCTTCAGGATGTCGACACCGACGCGGCTTGCAACGGCTTCCTGGCTGGCAACCATGCCGTTCTGCGCCGTTTCCGGCTGGAAGCGGTCCTTCAGAGAATAGATCGGCGAATCCTGCGCCGAGAGAGGTGCCGCGATGCCGACAACAAGGGCGGTCGCCAGGGAGACCGCGGCAAAGCTGGATTTGAGAAGATGTTTCATGTGTCTCTCCGGTCGCCTGGATGGCGGGAGTTGGCAAGTGGTGGGCAGGACGCGCAACGGGCGTGGCGCTCTGTCCGACAACTTTAAGTCGTTCTTGATTCAGCGCAAGGCTAGATGATCAGATAGGCTGCAGTCTTGAAGGGACAAGCTGCACGAGGGCCAGAACGCGACTGGTTGAAGGAGGATTCATGAGCAGGGCTATTGCCGTTTCGAAACCGCGTCTCCATTCGGGTGTGCGATCATTCCTGGGTGGGGCCACCCTGATTGCTGTCGCCGCCCTCTCCGGTGCGAGCGCTGCCGAGGCGGGCGATGCTGCTGCCGGCAAAGCGCTGGCGCTGCAATGGTGCTCTGCCTGCCACCTCGTGTCTGAAGACCAGGATCGCGCCTCCAGTGCGTCGCTGCCAAGCTTTTACGACATTGCGAAGGATCCCGGCTGGACGGAAGAAAAACTTGCGACCTTCCTTGCCGATCCCCATCCGCAAATGCCGAACATGACCCTCGGCAACATCGAAATCGCCAATCTCGCCAGCTACATCGAATCCCTGGCACCCTGAGGTTCTTCGCTGCACGCGTGCCTGGTCAGGTCTTGGTCTAGGGGCGTCGCAAGATTTGCCACATGTGCCTTAAAACTCGAACTCGGCCAGCATCGCGGCGTGGAAGGATCCGGCATAGGCGTCTTCATCCGCGTCGAAGACTTCATCCGGCAGACCGACATTGAACACCTTGAAGTCAACCGTCCGGTGGGCGACGGATGCGCTGGCCAGAATGTGGTCCAGAGCCTGTCCCTTGCCCTTGTGAATGACGGTCTGGCGCTTTTCCGGCGGCAATGAAGCGTCAAGCTGGTAGAGGCGGCGCGCGTCAAGTTGCGGCGAGCAGGTGTCGTCCGGGTCCGCGCGCAGCAGCCTCAAGGTTCCGGTTTCCCCGGTCGCGTTGAAATCTCCCGCCAGGACGATCTGGCTATCCTCGCTTGCATCGAAAAGGTCCTCCACGGCAAGGCGCAGTTCGAGTGCCTGGGCGGTCTGTTTCAACACTGATAGCTGATACCCTTCCGCCCAAGCGGAAACGGATGTCCACGTCCGGTCCTCTGCCTTGCCGCCGCGAATCATTGCGGCGATAGGCGCCCGCAGATGAACGCAGAAGACGTGCAGGGGGCGGCCGGT includes these proteins:
- a CDS encoding glutathione S-transferase family protein, with the translated sequence MRVRWALEEVGQSYDVRLVTFKELKQPAHLALQPFGQIPTYEDGDVALFESGAIVFHIAERHAGLLPGDGAGRARAISWMFAALNTVEPPIIERDYVKYFEADKSWQAERFAMVDDRIRTRLDQLAAALGEPTWLAGPFSAADILMVHAIRRLEGSGILEEYPIFMDYIARAAERPAYKRAFDAQYEVFQQASSK
- a CDS encoding DUF5624 domain-containing protein, which gives rise to MIARIVSQRGFDMRLYSVPVLALVLILGLALPLRAQSTDPCAAPPSVDSTFTCLFNIFPRSQGSADNPSIGWALAQVVAKNGGAGPIASDGPLVIVNGYGVFVYDGKQASAGKLLDHVLTRNDPATGFVQATALSHIGPALAYLAALKADNSPLFDKLLSDLETRIAHAASQLKLNPDWISKLEAHSWKERPDEINAMMTYGMWMALDYVQRVRTGKVKNFDARSVAEDFYNGGDKRYEVPFNNVMIGTFMLAALNSVQELQMMIANNSDTINWADARVVVHMPIGTNYGAGLTLSTNQLAAALPVLSDGKIGAENILIMPYAVAPCTKVSVITQCPLEVFTSDLNAATYGFYSQTAWLGVYNRTQIARNAFYNVDDIETVLSKQIPGDYPLTSADDIDAFMMRLKYSLINGDQLLSNSVGFWLPGALKANGWDTSTLKIPGVNAGFPKGVKRYPKPKS
- a CDS encoding urea transporter, whose amino-acid sequence is MNALKEHPVFGFVDWCLRGIGQVVFQNNPVSGLIILGALFFNSPIYGAIAVFGVVISTATAVLLQADKGLIRDGLFGFNGALVALALIAFTSEDFHYGAVPSVYLTVYIAFGSAMTAMVFTSLANLLGPHRVAPLTMPFVLVGWLFLFAVLKFHSIDAGPLAKPVSPTQYDGTVQYTLATWYKGIGNAIGQIFFQDNWISGYLIVLGIAVNSRVSAIMALLGANVAAFVAVVYGAPEGAISDGLFGYNAALTAIALGGFFLVLTPASVLYTLFGVVVSTWLWASVAIFLEPIGMPVLTSTFVIVTWLMLIGVNGFAALVPVAPADAVTPEANRRRYLKALREG
- a CDS encoding prolyl-tRNA synthetase associated domain-containing protein, whose protein sequence is MPATRDDLLAYFEELGIPVTTVDHEPVFTVAESGDLHDRIPGGHTKNLFVKDKKGRLFLIVALHDAEIDLKKVHQIIGAQGRVSFGNADLLMEVLGVEPGSVTPFSLINDREAQRVTPVFDAAMMQHEVLNYHPLKNNATTAISAADLLKFASACGHTAQVLAVSEEAKAAGL
- a CDS encoding Trm112 family protein, translating into MTEPTERPVDRKLLELLVCPVTKTTLEYDADAKELISRTAKLAYPIRNGIPIMLPDEARKLEG
- a CDS encoding LON peptidase substrate-binding domain-containing protein → MQAGNAIYETIADLPPVLPVFPLAGALLLPRTQLPLNIFEQRYIDMVDAALAGNRLIGMVQPSPDRHSDDPDNPALASVGCVGRLTSFQETGDGRYLITLQGITRFAVGRELEDYSRFRQIECDFSAFAHDLKCGQGEEEVDRTSLLRTLRDYLDANNLEADWQSVSEAETEVLVNALCMMCPYGPQEKQALLEARDLKTRAETLIAITEMDIARSQNDGGTTLQ
- the trxA gene encoding thioredoxin, producing the protein MSNGNYSIGGQVGGGFGASMGGGYGGQMGGGSMGGGNGGGDTPSGDLIFDVTTQTFMADVMEASRQQPVLVDFWAPWCGPCKQLTPIIEAAVKAAGGRVKLAKMNIDDHPEIAGQMGIQSIPAVVAFKDGQPVDGFMGAQPESQIQAFIERVAGPAPVSQTDTFLEQGAELLLAKDYGQAAQLFGAVMQMEPDNVTAIAGLAQCYIGADDLERAKQALELVPEEKHSDEAYVAAKAAVELAEQAASLGDLAELQDRIAKDPLDLQARFDLALGLNGKGNKEGAVDELIEIVRRDREWNEDGARKQLLQFFEAWGFKDPASAYGRRKLSSVLFS